The sequence ATAACCAACATCTCCTTTGACGATGTAACCTGCGAGGTAATAATAGAGGCCAGAAAACCTGGTCTTGTCATTGGTAAGTACGGATCAACATCCCGTGAAATAGTTAGAAACATTGGTTGGGCACCTAAAATTCTTAGAACCCCACCAATAACATCAGAAGTTATACAAAGGGTTAGAAGAACCCTCAGGAAGAACAGTAAAGAACGTAAAAAAATATTACAGGACCTTGGAAACAGGATCCACAGGGAACTGCCATCAGAGAATGAATGGACACGTTTAACGTCACTGGGCGGTTTTAGAGAGGTTGGAAGGTCTTCGCTCTTCCTGCAGACAACCCACAGTAAGATACTGCTTGACTGTGGTGTTAACGTTGCGGGTACAGATGATAAAAGTTCCTATCCCTACCTGAACGTTCCAGAATTTGTTTTAGACGATCTTGATGCAGTTATCATATCCCACGCCCACCTTGACCACTGCGGATTTTTACCCTACCTTTACCACTACGGATATGAAGGCCCTGTTTACTGTACAACACCAACAAGGGACTTAATGACTCTTTTACAGCTTGATCATATTGACATAGCTCACAGAGAAGATAATCCATTGCCATTCAATGTCAAACACGTTAAAAAGAGCATTAAACATACCATAACCCTTGACTACGGTGAAGTGACAGATATAGCTCCAGATATAAGGTTAACCCTCCACAACGCAGGCCACATACTCGGTTCTGCCATCACCCACATGCACATAGGAGATGGTCAGCACAACTTCGTTTACACCGGTGACTTCAAATATGAGAGAAGCAGGCTGCTTGAACCTGCAGTTAACAAGTTCCCACGTATAGAATCCCTGGTTATGGAAAGCACCTACGGTGGACACGACGATGTTCAACCAACACGCAACGATGCAGAGAAGGAACTCGTTAAGATCATCTACAAAACACTTGAACGTGGCGGAAAGGTTTTAATACCTGTTTTTGCTGTTGGACGTGCCCAGGAACTCATGATAGTTCTTGATGAGTACATCAGACATGGAATCATCGACGAGGTACCTATTTACATAGATGGAATGATATGGGAGGCAACTGCAATACACACAGCCCGTCCAGAGTACCTGAGCAAGGATCTGAGGGACCAGATATTCCACATGGGAAGGAACCCATTCATATCAGATGTTTTCAACAAGGTCAACGGTGGAAACGAAAGGCAGAACATTGTTGAAGGAGAACCATCAATAATTCTCTCAACATCAGGAATGCTAACAGGTGGAAATTCAGTTGAGTACTTCAAATGGCTCTGTGAAGACGAGAAAAACACCCTGGTCTTCGTGGGTTACCAGTCAGAGGGATCCCTTGGTAGAAGGATCCAGAAGGGCTGGAAGGAAATACCCCTTAAAGAAGAGGGTAAAACCAACGTTTACAACGTGAAGATGGAAATAAAAACCATTGAAGGTTTCAGTGGACACTCAGACCGGAGACAGTTGATGGAGTACGTTAGAAGGCTCTCACCAAAACCAGAGAAGATCATGATATGCCACGGTGACAACTACAAAACACTGGACCTCGCTTCAAGCATATACAGACAGTACAAAATCGAAACCAAAACTCCAATGAACCTTGAAACTGTCAGAATACAATGAATATGAATTCCTTAAAAAGATATTTTAGGGATCATATCCCTCTTTTTTTAGATGGAATCATTTTAATGGACTTAAGAGTTATTTTTCATGATTTAAATGATTTTAAATTAATTTTTTCTTTTAATAGTTATTTTGATTGAATTTATTACGATTA is a genomic window of Methanobacterium congolense containing:
- a CDS encoding beta-CASP ribonuclease aCPSF1; amino-acid sequence: MGSEIQEIKNTIVQRLPKRVQVAKVEFEGPEVVIYTKNPEIITENGDLIRDLAKDIRKRIIIRSDRSVLMEPEKAIQKIHEIVPDDAKITNISFDDVTCEVIIEARKPGLVIGKYGSTSREIVRNIGWAPKILRTPPITSEVIQRVRRTLRKNSKERKKILQDLGNRIHRELPSENEWTRLTSLGGFREVGRSSLFLQTTHSKILLDCGVNVAGTDDKSSYPYLNVPEFVLDDLDAVIISHAHLDHCGFLPYLYHYGYEGPVYCTTPTRDLMTLLQLDHIDIAHREDNPLPFNVKHVKKSIKHTITLDYGEVTDIAPDIRLTLHNAGHILGSAITHMHIGDGQHNFVYTGDFKYERSRLLEPAVNKFPRIESLVMESTYGGHDDVQPTRNDAEKELVKIIYKTLERGGKVLIPVFAVGRAQELMIVLDEYIRHGIIDEVPIYIDGMIWEATAIHTARPEYLSKDLRDQIFHMGRNPFISDVFNKVNGGNERQNIVEGEPSIILSTSGMLTGGNSVEYFKWLCEDEKNTLVFVGYQSEGSLGRRIQKGWKEIPLKEEGKTNVYNVKMEIKTIEGFSGHSDRRQLMEYVRRLSPKPEKIMICHGDNYKTLDLASSIYRQYKIETKTPMNLETVRIQ